The Streptomyces achromogenes genome window below encodes:
- a CDS encoding universal stress protein, translating into MTDRHVVVGVDGSPVAVRALDWAAEEAVHRGTGLRIVYAVADRDEAGPVLASAAARVHERRPGLPVQTRAVEDGAVQALARESAAAVLTVVGTRGFGSVSGLLAGSVSWRLAAYVHGPLLVARGDHPCDEGREVLLGLESDADEAAAACAFQEAAQRGVRLRVLHAATHRHITPELPSLVAATSPGQLRQVRDDRAEEAVPRFSIARLREEYPQVEVDSRTVRTGAAHALLASTREAGVVVIGMRRRAGRLGPPLGPVAHVLLHDSHCPVVLVPTTA; encoded by the coding sequence ATGACTGATCGTCATGTGGTCGTCGGAGTGGACGGTTCACCGGTCGCCGTACGGGCTTTGGACTGGGCCGCCGAGGAAGCAGTTCACCGCGGCACCGGGTTGCGCATCGTCTACGCCGTGGCCGACCGCGACGAGGCGGGGCCGGTTCTGGCGTCGGCAGCCGCACGGGTCCACGAGCGCCGTCCCGGTCTGCCGGTGCAGACCAGGGCCGTGGAGGACGGTGCCGTGCAGGCGCTGGCGCGGGAGAGCGCGGCCGCGGTCCTCACCGTCGTGGGCACCCGGGGGTTCGGCAGCGTCTCCGGCCTGCTGGCCGGCTCGGTGAGCTGGCGTCTGGCTGCGTATGTGCATGGTCCGCTGTTGGTCGCCCGCGGGGACCATCCCTGCGATGAGGGGCGTGAGGTGCTGCTAGGTCTGGAGAGTGACGCCGACGAGGCCGCGGCCGCCTGTGCCTTCCAGGAAGCGGCGCAGCGCGGGGTCCGGCTGCGTGTCCTGCACGCCGCGACGCACCGGCACATCACACCCGAACTTCCCTCGCTGGTAGCCGCGACGAGCCCCGGCCAACTGCGCCAGGTCCGCGACGACCGGGCGGAAGAAGCCGTCCCGCGGTTCAGCATCGCCCGGTTGAGGGAGGAGTACCCCCAGGTTGAGGTCGACAGCCGCACGGTTCGCACCGGCGCGGCCCATGCCCTGCTGGCGAGCACGCGTGAGGCCGGCGTCGTGGTCATCGGCATGCGTCGGCGCGCGGGCCGGCTCGGCCCACCGCTCGGTCCGGTCGCGCACGTCCTGTTGCACGACTCCCACTGCCCGGTGGTACTGGTGCCGACGACCGCATGA
- the pflB gene encoding formate C-acetyltransferase, producing MTATVTAGPRARTEAWRGFAGTHWRDHVDVRDFIQANYTPYEGDSTFLAGPTERTLAVWGKVASLFPEERRRGILDVDPGNPSTITSHRPGFIDRDRELIVGLQTDAPLRRAIMPNGGLRMVENGLKAYGYRADPFVTRVFGTYRKTHNAGVFDAYTPEMRAARKAGIITGLPDAYGRGRIIGDYRRVALYGTTRLIEAKRAERALLDAQPSTPDVIRDREELAEQIRALGELAQMAASYGCDVTRPAATAHEAVQWLYLGFLAAVKEQNGAAMSLGRTSTFLDVYLQRDLDEGVLDESRAQELIDDFVIKLRIVRFLRTPEYDALFSGDPTWVTESIGGIGTDGRTLVTRTSFRFLQTLYNLGPAPEPNLTVLWSPRLPEGFKRFCAQVSIDTSAIQYESDDLMRPRTGDDTAIACCVSAMAVGRQMQFFGARVNLAKALLYAINGGRDEMTGEQIAPEAPALTGEYLDYEQLVAAYDHMLDWLAATYVDALNVIHYMHDKYAYERIEMALHDHPVHRFMACGIAGLSVAADSLSAVKHARVRIVRDATGLAVDYEIEGDYPAYGNNDDRADALAADLVRSFMAKVRTHPTYRDAEHTQSVLTITSNVVYGKHTGHTPDGRRAGAPFAPGANPMNGRDRHGVAASALSVGVGAWAAAVAVSARDGAAHVRLPSASAARERRAMDAAVPGRPSA from the coding sequence ATGACGGCAACGGTGACAGCTGGACCCCGTGCGAGGACCGAGGCATGGCGGGGCTTCGCCGGCACGCACTGGCGGGACCACGTCGACGTGCGCGACTTCATCCAGGCCAACTACACGCCCTACGAAGGCGATTCCACGTTCCTGGCCGGGCCGACCGAGCGCACGCTCGCCGTCTGGGGCAAGGTCGCCTCCCTGTTCCCGGAAGAGCGGCGCCGGGGCATCCTCGACGTCGACCCGGGCAACCCGTCCACCATCACCTCCCACCGGCCGGGCTTCATCGACCGCGACCGCGAGCTGATCGTCGGCCTGCAGACCGACGCCCCGCTCCGGCGGGCGATCATGCCCAACGGCGGGCTGCGCATGGTCGAGAACGGGCTCAAGGCGTACGGCTACCGGGCCGACCCCTTCGTCACCCGCGTCTTCGGCACCTACCGCAAAACCCACAACGCGGGCGTCTTCGACGCATACACCCCCGAGATGCGCGCCGCCCGCAAGGCCGGCATCATCACCGGCCTGCCCGACGCCTACGGCCGCGGCCGGATCATCGGCGACTACCGGCGCGTGGCGCTGTACGGCACGACCCGGCTGATCGAGGCCAAGCGGGCCGAACGCGCCCTCCTGGACGCCCAGCCCTCCACCCCAGACGTCATCCGCGATCGCGAGGAACTCGCCGAGCAGATACGGGCGTTGGGAGAGCTGGCGCAGATGGCCGCCTCCTACGGCTGCGACGTGACCCGCCCCGCCGCCACCGCGCACGAGGCGGTGCAGTGGCTCTACCTCGGCTTCCTGGCCGCGGTGAAGGAGCAGAACGGCGCCGCGATGTCGCTGGGCCGCACCTCCACCTTCCTGGACGTCTACCTGCAGCGGGACCTGGACGAGGGCGTCCTCGACGAGAGCCGCGCCCAGGAGCTGATCGACGACTTCGTGATCAAGCTGCGGATCGTACGGTTCCTGCGCACGCCCGAGTACGACGCCCTGTTCTCCGGCGACCCCACCTGGGTGACGGAGTCCATCGGAGGCATCGGAACCGACGGCCGCACACTCGTCACCCGCACCTCCTTCCGCTTCCTGCAGACCCTGTACAACCTCGGCCCGGCACCCGAGCCCAACCTCACCGTCCTGTGGTCGCCCCGGCTGCCCGAGGGATTCAAGCGATTCTGCGCGCAGGTCTCCATCGACACCAGCGCCATCCAGTACGAGTCCGACGACCTGATGCGCCCGCGCACCGGCGACGACACCGCGATCGCCTGCTGCGTCTCGGCGATGGCCGTGGGCAGGCAGATGCAGTTCTTCGGGGCGCGGGTCAACCTCGCCAAGGCGCTGCTGTACGCGATCAACGGCGGCCGGGACGAGATGACCGGCGAGCAGATCGCCCCCGAGGCGCCCGCGCTGACCGGCGAGTACCTGGACTACGAGCAGCTTGTCGCGGCGTACGACCACATGCTCGACTGGCTGGCGGCCACCTACGTGGACGCGCTCAACGTCATCCACTACATGCACGACAAGTACGCCTACGAGCGCATCGAGATGGCCCTGCACGACCACCCGGTGCACCGCTTCATGGCCTGCGGCATCGCGGGACTGTCGGTCGCCGCCGACAGCCTGTCCGCCGTCAAGCACGCGCGCGTGCGGATCGTCCGGGACGCGACGGGACTGGCCGTCGACTACGAGATCGAGGGCGACTACCCGGCGTACGGCAACAACGACGACCGCGCCGACGCCCTCGCCGCCGACCTGGTGCGCTCGTTCATGGCGAAGGTGCGCACGCACCCCACCTACCGCGACGCCGAGCACACGCAGTCGGTGCTGACCATCACCTCGAACGTGGTCTACGGCAAGCACACCGGCCACACGCCCGACGGCCGCCGCGCGGGCGCCCCGTTCGCGCCCGGCGCCAACCCGATGAACGGCAGGGACCGGCACGGTGTGGCCGCCTCGGCCCTCTCGGTGGGGGTCGGGGCCTGGGCCGCGGCGGTCGCGGTGTCCGCGCGAGACGGTGCGGCTCATGTCCGACTCCCTTCCGCCTCCGCCGCCCGTGAGCGGAGGGCGATGGATGCTGCCGTGCCGGGACGCCCGTCGGCGTGA
- the ppdK gene encoding pyruvate, phosphate dikinase → MVRYVYAFTEGGRDMADLLGGKGANLAEMTRMGLPVPPGFTVSTEACRAFLTTGAEPDGLAREISDRLTVLEQAAGRRLGQADDPLLLSVRSGARFSMPGMMETILDIGLNDASVLGLAKSSGNERFAWDSYRRLVQMFGSTVMGVDSALFENLLARLKDARGAVDDLGLDAADLAGLVEAYKDLIRQESGDYFPQHPAEQLRRAILAVFRSWNGERARLYRRREHIPDDLGTAVNVQTMVFGNLGPDSGSGVAFTRDPATGRPGLYGDYLPNAQGEDVVAGIRNTVPLDELGRLNPEAFAQLRDHTETLETHYRDLCDIEFTVERGRLWMLQTRVGKRTAEAAFAIAAELVDEGLITSREGLARVSGDGLARLMFPRFDTSAVGAALAHGISASPGAAVGAAVFDSAEAVRRAAAGEKVVLVRQETTPDDLPGMVAAQAVLTSRGGKTSHAAVVARGMGKVCVYGAEEISVDVRGHRFTVGGTTVEEGTILSVDGSEGAVYPGAVPLADSAVMRYFETGETSDGLVDAVARAMQQADGVRRLGVRANADTPEDAARGRRFGAEGIGLCRTEHMFLGDRRQLVEAMILARTDAERERALDALLPLQRQDFVGILEAMDGLPVTIRLLDPPLHEFLPDRTELAVRLAADQAHGTPPSPHDAELLDAVNRMHEENPMLGLRGVRLGLVAPGLVAMQVRAIAEAVVERKRAGGDPRAEIMVPLIDTVEELRLVREEVEQVLAKVSKATGVFVQCPVGTMIELPRAALTAGPIAQEAQFFSFGTNDLTQTTWGFSRDDVEAAFFSAYLDKGIFKVSPFETIDRDGVGRLVEIAIAEGRAARPDLKIGVCGEHGGDPESVHFFHAAGLDYVSCSPFRVPVARLEAGRAALTETEADDTR, encoded by the coding sequence ATGGTCCGTTACGTGTACGCGTTCACCGAGGGCGGCCGCGACATGGCCGACCTGCTCGGCGGCAAGGGCGCCAACCTGGCCGAGATGACCCGCATGGGTCTGCCGGTGCCGCCGGGATTCACGGTCTCCACGGAAGCCTGCCGTGCTTTCCTCACCACCGGCGCCGAGCCGGACGGCCTGGCCCGCGAGATCTCCGACCGTCTGACCGTCCTGGAGCAGGCCGCCGGACGGCGGCTGGGACAGGCGGACGACCCGCTGCTGCTGTCCGTCCGCTCCGGAGCCCGCTTCTCCATGCCCGGCATGATGGAGACGATCCTCGACATCGGCCTGAACGACGCGTCCGTGCTGGGCCTGGCGAAGTCCTCCGGGAACGAGCGCTTCGCCTGGGACTCCTACCGCCGTCTGGTGCAGATGTTCGGCAGCACGGTGATGGGTGTCGACAGCGCGCTGTTCGAGAACCTCCTGGCCCGGCTCAAGGACGCCCGCGGCGCGGTGGACGACCTGGGCCTGGACGCGGCCGACCTGGCCGGACTCGTCGAGGCGTACAAGGACCTGATCCGCCAGGAGAGCGGCGACTACTTCCCGCAGCACCCGGCCGAGCAGCTACGCCGGGCCATCCTCGCCGTCTTCCGGTCCTGGAACGGCGAACGCGCCCGCCTCTACCGCCGCCGCGAGCACATCCCCGACGACCTGGGCACCGCGGTCAACGTGCAGACCATGGTCTTCGGCAACCTCGGCCCCGACTCCGGCAGCGGCGTCGCCTTCACCCGCGACCCGGCCACCGGCCGCCCTGGCCTGTACGGCGACTACCTGCCCAACGCCCAGGGCGAGGACGTCGTCGCCGGCATCCGCAACACCGTTCCGCTGGACGAACTGGGCCGCCTGAACCCGGAAGCGTTCGCCCAACTACGCGACCACACGGAGACGTTGGAGACTCATTACCGGGACCTGTGCGACATCGAGTTCACCGTCGAGCGCGGCCGGCTGTGGATGCTGCAGACCCGGGTGGGCAAGCGTACCGCTGAGGCCGCGTTCGCCATTGCCGCCGAGCTGGTCGACGAGGGTCTCATCACCTCGCGCGAGGGGCTGGCGCGCGTCAGCGGGGACGGGCTCGCCCGGCTGATGTTCCCCCGCTTCGACACCTCGGCCGTCGGGGCGGCGCTCGCACATGGCATCTCCGCCTCGCCGGGTGCCGCCGTCGGTGCGGCGGTGTTCGACTCCGCCGAGGCGGTCCGGCGGGCCGCGGCCGGGGAGAAGGTCGTCCTCGTACGGCAGGAGACCACCCCCGACGATCTGCCCGGCATGGTCGCCGCCCAGGCCGTTCTGACCAGCCGTGGCGGCAAGACCAGTCACGCGGCCGTGGTCGCCCGCGGGATGGGCAAGGTGTGCGTCTATGGTGCCGAGGAGATCAGCGTGGACGTGCGGGGACATCGCTTCACGGTGGGCGGCACCACCGTCGAGGAGGGCACGATCCTCTCCGTCGACGGCTCCGAAGGCGCCGTCTACCCAGGCGCGGTCCCATTGGCCGACTCCGCGGTGATGCGGTACTTCGAGACCGGCGAGACCTCGGACGGGCTGGTCGACGCCGTGGCCCGCGCGATGCAACAGGCGGACGGCGTACGGCGGTTGGGGGTACGGGCCAACGCCGACACCCCCGAAGACGCCGCCCGCGGCCGCCGGTTCGGCGCCGAGGGCATCGGCCTGTGCCGCACCGAGCACATGTTCCTCGGTGACCGCCGTCAGCTGGTCGAGGCGATGATCCTGGCCCGCACCGACGCCGAACGCGAGCGAGCTCTCGACGCGCTGCTGCCGCTGCAGCGGCAGGACTTCGTCGGCATCCTGGAGGCGATGGACGGCCTGCCGGTCACCATCCGCCTCCTCGACCCGCCACTGCACGAGTTCCTTCCCGACCGCACCGAACTCGCCGTCCGCCTCGCCGCCGACCAGGCCCACGGCACCCCGCCCAGCCCACACGACGCTGAACTGCTGGACGCCGTGAACCGCATGCACGAGGAGAACCCGATGCTCGGCCTGCGCGGCGTGCGCCTGGGCCTGGTCGCGCCCGGACTCGTCGCCATGCAGGTACGGGCCATCGCCGAGGCGGTCGTGGAACGCAAGCGCGCAGGTGGCGATCCTCGAGCGGAGATCATGGTCCCGCTCATCGACACAGTCGAGGAGCTGCGGCTCGTCCGCGAAGAGGTGGAGCAGGTCCTGGCCAAGGTCTCCAAGGCCACTGGCGTGTTCGTCCAATGCCCGGTGGGAACGATGATCGAGCTGCCCAGGGCCGCCCTCACCGCTGGCCCGATCGCCCAGGAGGCGCAGTTCTTCTCCTTCGGCACCAACGACCTGACCCAGACCACCTGGGGCTTCTCCCGCGACGATGTCGAGGCGGCGTTCTTCTCCGCCTATCTCGACAAGGGCATCTTCAAGGTGTCCCCGTTCGAGACGATCGATCGCGACGGCGTGGGACGCCTGGTCGAGATCGCCATCGCCGAGGGCCGCGCCGCACGGCCCGACCTGAAGATCGGGGTCTGCGGGGAGCACGGCGGGGATCCGGAGTCGGTGCACTTCTTCCACGCGGCGGGACTCGACTACGTCTCCTGCTCACCGTTCCGCGTCCCGGTCGCCCGGCTGGAGGCCGGACGGGCCGCGCTCACCGAGACGGAGGCCGACGACACCAGGTGA
- the adhP gene encoding alcohol dehydrogenase AdhP: MKAAVVRSFGEPLVIEERPDPQPGPGQVRIRLEASGLCHTDIHAAHGDWPVKPTPPFVPGHEGVGIVEALGDGVTHLEVGQRVAVPWLGWACGRCEHCLSGWETLCEQQQNTGYSVDGGYAEKMLAPADFAAVVPDGIDPRDAAPLTCAGVTTYKALKVAGVRPTQLVAISGVGGLGHLAVQYAKIAGATVAAIDVTDDKLDLARELGADILIDARKEDPAEVLKRHGGAHAAIALAVDEQAFASVYGGLRRGGKLVMVALPAGGTISVPIFDTVLNGTSVIGSIVGTRQDLDEVFQLHAAGRTKVIYETRPLESVNESIAEVLNGQIKARIVFEM; this comes from the coding sequence ATGAAGGCAGCAGTCGTCCGGTCCTTCGGCGAGCCGCTGGTCATCGAGGAGCGGCCGGACCCGCAGCCAGGACCCGGCCAGGTCCGCATCCGTCTCGAAGCGTCCGGACTGTGCCACACCGACATCCATGCCGCGCACGGCGACTGGCCCGTCAAGCCGACTCCGCCGTTCGTCCCCGGCCACGAGGGCGTCGGCATCGTCGAGGCACTCGGCGACGGCGTGACCCACCTGGAGGTCGGGCAGCGGGTGGCGGTGCCCTGGCTGGGCTGGGCCTGCGGGCGCTGCGAGCACTGCCTGTCGGGCTGGGAGACCCTGTGCGAGCAGCAGCAGAACACCGGCTACAGCGTGGACGGCGGGTACGCCGAGAAGATGCTCGCCCCGGCCGACTTCGCCGCCGTGGTCCCCGACGGCATCGACCCGCGCGACGCCGCCCCGCTGACCTGCGCCGGCGTGACCACGTACAAGGCGCTGAAGGTCGCCGGTGTCCGGCCGACCCAGCTGGTTGCCATCTCCGGCGTCGGCGGGCTCGGCCACCTCGCCGTGCAGTACGCGAAGATCGCCGGAGCCACCGTCGCCGCGATCGATGTCACCGACGACAAGCTCGACCTGGCCCGGGAGCTCGGCGCGGACATCCTCATCGACGCCCGCAAGGAGGACCCGGCCGAGGTGCTCAAGCGGCACGGCGGCGCCCACGCGGCGATCGCGCTGGCCGTCGACGAGCAGGCGTTCGCTTCCGTTTACGGGGGTCTGCGGCGCGGCGGCAAGCTGGTCATGGTCGCCCTGCCGGCCGGCGGCACCATCAGTGTGCCGATCTTCGACACCGTGCTGAACGGCACCTCCGTCATCGGCTCGATCGTCGGCACCCGCCAGGACCTGGACGAGGTCTTCCAGCTCCACGCCGCCGGACGCACCAAGGTGATTTATGAGACCCGGCCGCTGGAGTCCGTCAACGAGTCCATCGCGGAGGTCCTGAACGGGCAGATCAAGGCCCGCATCGTCTTCGAGATGTGA
- a CDS encoding response regulator, with translation MADSERPGPDNPIRVFLLDDHEVVRRGVHDLLDDEPDITVVGEAGTVEQALVRVPALRPQVAVLDVRLPDGDGVSVCRELRSRMPELACLMLTSFDDEEALLDSIMAGASGYVLKQIQGSDLVSAVRTVAAGQSLLDPSATTRLMARLRQDQQPEEKPDALPGLTDREREILALIGEGLTNRQIGQRLYLAEKTVKNHISRLLAKLGVERRIQAAVIATQAQDRLQQDGRGR, from the coding sequence ATGGCGGACAGCGAGCGGCCGGGACCCGACAACCCGATCCGGGTCTTCCTGCTGGACGACCACGAGGTTGTACGACGCGGAGTGCATGACCTGCTCGACGACGAGCCGGACATCACCGTGGTCGGGGAGGCCGGCACGGTCGAGCAGGCGCTCGTCCGGGTTCCGGCGCTGCGCCCGCAGGTGGCGGTGCTCGATGTCCGCCTGCCCGACGGCGACGGAGTGAGCGTGTGTCGCGAGCTCCGCTCCCGCATGCCGGAACTGGCTTGCCTGATGCTGACCTCGTTCGACGACGAGGAGGCCCTCCTCGACTCGATCATGGCCGGCGCCTCCGGCTACGTGCTGAAGCAGATCCAGGGCTCCGACCTGGTCTCGGCCGTACGCACGGTGGCCGCGGGGCAGTCCCTGCTCGACCCGAGTGCCACCACCCGGCTGATGGCCCGGCTGCGCCAGGACCAGCAGCCCGAGGAGAAGCCGGACGCCCTGCCCGGGCTCACCGACCGGGAGCGGGAGATCCTGGCCCTGATCGGCGAGGGCCTGACCAACCGCCAGATCGGACAGCGCCTGTACCTGGCTGAGAAGACGGTCAAGAACCACATCTCCCGGCTGCTGGCCAAGCTCGGTGTGGAGCGGCGCATCCAGGCCGCCGTGATCGCGACCCAGGCCCAGGACCGCCTCCAGCAGGACGGCCGAGGACGCTAA
- a CDS encoding TetR/AcrR family transcriptional regulator, whose amino-acid sequence MAADTKTRMISAAIGLLQRHGLAAMSFTDVLAESGAARGAIYHHFPGGKQQLALEAARRNAEDVRSHLHELPARTPREVVEAFLGNVRPVVQASAGGGGCAVAAVTVDGGAAIADQGSLRTVAAEGFAGWAGELTGKLTHAGMSASQAADLATLMIVTLEGAHILCRAAGSIAPFDRAAAALLSGLPSSG is encoded by the coding sequence ATGGCCGCGGACACCAAAACCCGCATGATCAGCGCAGCGATCGGACTGCTGCAGCGTCACGGCCTGGCCGCGATGTCCTTCACCGACGTCCTGGCCGAGAGTGGTGCCGCGCGCGGAGCGATCTATCACCATTTCCCGGGCGGCAAACAGCAACTCGCACTCGAAGCCGCCCGCCGCAATGCAGAAGACGTCCGCAGCCACCTGCACGAACTGCCGGCCCGCACGCCACGCGAAGTCGTGGAGGCGTTCCTTGGCAACGTCCGCCCTGTCGTGCAGGCGTCCGCCGGGGGCGGCGGCTGCGCAGTCGCGGCGGTCACCGTCGACGGCGGTGCGGCCATCGCCGACCAGGGCAGCCTGCGCACTGTCGCGGCCGAAGGGTTCGCCGGCTGGGCCGGCGAGCTCACCGGAAAACTCACCCACGCCGGAATGAGTGCATCCCAGGCCGCTGATCTGGCCACCCTCATGATCGTCACCCTCGAAGGCGCCCACATCCTGTGTCGCGCTGCGGGCAGCATCGCCCCTTTCGACCGAGCTGCCGCGGCCCTGCTCTCTGGCCTCCCGAGCTCGGGTTGA
- a CDS encoding VOC family protein, with protein sequence MNITRHPENSVSWIDLGTPDTQTTTAFYAALFGWTVAPPDPNGYRLCTLRGHLVAALGPAEDAGAPYWTINVTVSDIQATATRFTNLGAQIIVAPTEVGTLGHYAVALDPVGAPLSLWQPGTHTGMQLNHESGTFAGISLLTDHSAHAAAFYRPALHWNSNPEHTEFRLPDNSIAATSPPPGKPTVQRSLWLVSFASNRPDADAQQARQLGATEVRQDSNGDVVMRDPTGALFGLTRHVR encoded by the coding sequence ATGAACATCACGCGGCACCCCGAGAACAGCGTGAGCTGGATCGACCTCGGTACTCCCGACACGCAGACGACGACGGCCTTCTACGCCGCGCTGTTCGGCTGGACCGTCGCCCCACCGGACCCCAACGGCTACCGGCTCTGCACGCTGCGCGGACATCTTGTCGCCGCCCTGGGGCCGGCCGAGGACGCAGGCGCACCCTACTGGACGATCAACGTCACCGTGTCGGACATCCAAGCCACCGCCACCCGCTTCACGAACCTGGGCGCCCAGATCATCGTGGCACCCACCGAAGTCGGGACACTCGGCCACTACGCCGTCGCTCTCGACCCCGTCGGCGCACCACTGTCACTCTGGCAGCCCGGCACCCACACTGGCATGCAGCTGAACCATGAATCGGGCACCTTCGCCGGCATCAGCCTTCTCACCGACCACTCCGCGCATGCCGCCGCCTTCTACCGACCAGCACTGCACTGGAACTCCAACCCTGAGCACACCGAGTTCCGGTTGCCGGACAACTCCATCGCCGCCACCAGCCCGCCGCCAGGGAAACCAACAGTGCAGCGATCACTCTGGCTGGTCAGCTTCGCCAGCAACAGACCCGATGCCGATGCCCAGCAGGCCCGACAGCTCGGTGCGACCGAAGTTCGCCAGGACTCCAACGGAGACGTGGTCATGCGAGATCCCACCGGTGCTCTGTTCGGCCTTACCCGGCACGTTCGATAG